The following proteins are co-located in the Mus musculus strain C57BL/6J chromosome 4 unlocalized genomic contig, GRCm38.p6 C57BL/6J MMCHR4UN_CTG4 genome:
- the Ccl21c gene encoding C-C motif chemokine 21c precursor, producing MAQMMTLSLLSLVLALCIPWTQGSDGGGQDCCLKYSQKKIPYSIVRGYRKQEPSLGCPIPAILFLPRKHSKPELCANPEEGWVQNLMRRLDQPPAPGKQSPGCRKNRGTSKSGKKGKGSKGCKRTEQTQPSRG from the exons ATGGCTCAGATGATGACTCTGAGCCTCCTTAGCCTGGTCCTGGCTCTCTGCATCCCCTGGACCCAAG GCAGTGATGGAGGGGGACAGGACTGCTGCCTTAAGTACAGCCagaagaaaattccctacagTATTGTCCGAGGCTATAGGAAGCAAGAACCAAGTTTAGGCTGTCCCATCCCGGCAATCCT GTTCTTACCCCGGAAGCACTCTAAGCCTGAGCTATGTGCAAACCCTGAGGAAGGCTGGGTGCAGAACCTGATGCGCCGCCTGGACCAgcctccagccccagggaaacAAAGCCCCGGCTGCAGGAAGAACCGGGGAACCTCTAAgtctggaaagaaaggaaagggctcCAAGGGCTGCAAGAG AACTGAACAGACACAGCCCTCAAGAGGATAG